In Rubripirellula amarantea, a single genomic region encodes these proteins:
- a CDS encoding phosphotransferase: MSEIVTAPLPSEIVQRLGWDGKIARVETVPAGMSGSVVSKVVFHDDASMAVKRLPSTATIDRVRQCHRVMSLARKRGCLLVPNVHALVVEGGHVYEVTQWMDGSPLAADAEVSAIMQGVHAIARFHTAVGDQQTIVKPSPGIIERVRILADSKGFLPRLSHANSIAGSFANASASVNDAANANANANANCNADVHNATNCIVNEERGFLSDQPEFASVFLSAVSLLSENWEAQRQRLSRRLLPWSNRPMNLQWVVRDIHRDHLLFDDACDSPDLPEDGSSGSKILGPRVSGLIDFDAVRVDCVWLDYARWVGSFTETRSRADELWEALAADWRTQSLSTDRHLLSNDWLDLTRTLQEVAVWISLKNWVVWVQEQRRFPCGLAVVASRMHRLTRQAADLIA, from the coding sequence GTGAGCGAAATTGTGACTGCGCCTTTGCCATCGGAAATTGTTCAGCGTCTGGGTTGGGATGGCAAAATCGCTCGCGTTGAAACCGTACCCGCTGGGATGAGCGGAAGCGTGGTGAGCAAAGTCGTTTTTCACGACGATGCCTCAATGGCGGTCAAAAGACTTCCCTCAACAGCCACGATTGATCGAGTTCGCCAGTGCCACCGAGTAATGTCGTTGGCTCGCAAGCGAGGTTGTTTGCTGGTTCCCAACGTTCACGCTTTGGTGGTCGAAGGTGGCCATGTTTACGAAGTGACTCAGTGGATGGATGGCAGTCCGCTTGCAGCCGATGCAGAAGTCTCGGCAATCATGCAAGGAGTTCACGCCATCGCTCGTTTTCACACCGCGGTTGGTGATCAGCAAACAATTGTGAAACCCTCGCCGGGGATCATTGAACGAGTTCGGATTCTGGCCGATTCGAAAGGATTTCTTCCTCGGTTATCGCACGCGAACTCGATCGCTGGATCCTTTGCCAACGCCAGCGCCAGCGTTAACGACGCCGCCAACGCCAACGCCAACGCGAATGCTAACTGCAACGCTGACGTCCACAATGCCACCAACTGCATCGTCAACGAGGAACGAGGCTTCCTTTCCGACCAACCTGAGTTTGCGTCTGTTTTCTTATCAGCGGTTTCACTGTTAAGCGAAAACTGGGAAGCCCAGCGGCAACGTTTGTCCCGCCGACTCTTGCCTTGGTCGAACAGGCCGATGAATTTGCAGTGGGTGGTTCGTGACATTCATCGTGACCATTTGCTGTTTGACGATGCATGCGATTCACCTGATCTTCCCGAGGATGGCAGTTCAGGTTCGAAGATTCTTGGGCCGCGAGTGAGTGGGTTGATCGACTTTGACGCAGTTCGAGTTGATTGTGTTTGGCTTGACTATGCGAGGTGGGTCGGCAGTTTCACCGAGACTCGTTCTCGAGCCGACGAACTTTGGGAAGCGCTCGCGGCGGATTGGCGAACTCAATCGCTATCCACCGATAGGCATCTATTGAGCAACGATTGGCTCGACCTGACGCGTACACTTCAGGAAGTAGCGGTGTGGATTAGCCTCAAAAACTGGGTCGTTTGGGTCCAGGAGCAGCGACGGTTTCCCTGTGGGTTGGCGGTCGTGGCTTCTCGAATGCACCGCTTAACCCGTCAAGCGGCTGATTTAATCGCTTGA
- the mqnE gene encoding aminofutalosine synthase MqnE, giving the protein MNISDRNARFREIRDKVESGTRLTLDDGIFLYDPQVPLQEVGELANYVREQKNGNVGYFNINTHLNPTNVCVYRCRFCAFRSDLRDPKGYAMSDEQILDRGREATENGCTEMHIVGGLHHQRPYEWYRHIIELLHDNYPQIHLKGWTAVEINWFEFQTKKSIQWVLEDLRDAGLGSMPGGGAEIFHPEVRDQLCEHKANTHAWLEIHKTAHEIGLRTNCTMLYGHVENAYHRIDHLLRLRELQDQTGGFQVFIPLAFHPENTKLSNLKKPSALMDLRTMAVSRLMLDNVQHIKAYWIMLGIETAQTALAYGADDIDGTVRHELIYHDAGATTPEFLSVDKIKDLISETGREPVERDTVYRRVHRDPNDFTKWRSGEPVETALVS; this is encoded by the coding sequence ATGAATATTTCTGACCGCAACGCTCGTTTTCGTGAAATCCGTGATAAGGTCGAATCGGGAACGCGCTTGACCCTCGATGATGGGATTTTTCTTTACGACCCTCAGGTGCCGTTGCAAGAGGTCGGCGAACTGGCGAACTATGTTCGCGAGCAGAAGAATGGCAACGTTGGCTACTTCAATATCAACACTCACTTGAACCCGACCAACGTGTGTGTCTATCGGTGCCGCTTTTGTGCTTTCCGTAGTGATCTGCGTGATCCTAAGGGGTACGCGATGAGCGACGAGCAGATTCTTGATCGCGGTCGTGAAGCGACGGAAAACGGTTGCACCGAGATGCACATCGTCGGCGGCCTTCATCATCAGCGTCCTTACGAGTGGTATCGCCACATCATCGAGTTGTTGCATGACAACTACCCGCAAATTCATTTGAAGGGATGGACGGCTGTTGAAATCAATTGGTTTGAATTTCAAACAAAGAAATCCATCCAATGGGTGCTGGAAGACTTGCGTGATGCAGGATTAGGAAGCATGCCTGGCGGAGGTGCCGAAATTTTCCATCCGGAGGTTCGTGACCAATTGTGCGAGCACAAAGCCAACACCCACGCTTGGTTAGAGATTCACAAGACGGCCCACGAAATCGGTCTGCGTACCAACTGCACTATGCTGTATGGCCACGTGGAAAACGCTTACCATCGCATTGACCACTTGTTGCGCTTACGTGAGCTGCAGGATCAAACTGGCGGGTTCCAGGTTTTCATTCCCCTGGCTTTCCATCCTGAAAACACGAAGCTGTCGAACCTGAAGAAACCGTCCGCGTTGATGGACTTGCGAACGATGGCAGTCAGCCGCTTGATGCTCGATAATGTTCAGCACATTAAGGCGTATTGGATCATGTTGGGCATCGAGACCGCGCAAACGGCACTCGCCTACGGAGCAGATGATATAGACGGCACCGTGCGGCACGAATTGATCTATCACGACGCGGGTGCAACGACTCCTGAATTCCTATCCGTCGATAAAATCAAGGATTTGATTTCTGAAACGGGACGCGAACCCGTCGAACGCGACACCGTCTATCGTCGGGTCCATCGCGACCCGAATGACTTTACGAAGTGGCGCAGCGGTGAACCGGTCGAGACCGCTTTAGTGAGCTAA
- a CDS encoding protein-disulfide reductase DsbD family protein, with protein MMIHPPVKHVLASWSANVLMGLLVVLTASFGGPLAAQDGDVTDVFPQVTFANSGAPSNSEPSQWTAVYQIDPQTGKGQIEVATELADKWHVYSTTQAPGGPRTTVLSIASPDTVKLTGDFEPDQEPKQSVSSVYKGLTIEEHEESVTWTAPITAPLGYEGPIEVTVAALVCKSDDGRCLPVDETVVATARNAQESKAASAQVAALQSAASEGVFNATAMESDTDVDASEPEIERSFGLPMGSKFGSPFGLQPSMSSDFMSLANDEADGPTPFRDGDYVVSWTASVEPAQVKPGGAAVLKFTATPDQSFHVYKAVTDDAESSTNFVVTEKSALKVGAPQASQPVISKVLIKSLPAIEYHEGKVTWSLPIQVPADAAAGPKTIAGLIAYQACTDSSCHRPMALSFTTAINVGTGNDATGEVTMAPAKYAKVMDAAAESKWVDTDVDVDVQSSTERAVDQDDIASVGGSGTISSSGSGDAGEPKSTSVTPLVASEGQSGLLFVLASAFLGGIVLNFMPCVLPVIGLKVMSFVSQAGENRKRVLTLNLAYAAGIFSVFALLAVLAIVFQFKWGQQFQYFPIRLGVTVALFAFALSYFNVWEIPVPGLASGKRSQELQSQEGHTGAFSKGIFTTLLATPCSGPLLGGVFGATLGMPPVQILLVFGMLALGMSSPYLLLGFKPELARFLPKPGDWMETFKQLMAFLFLAAVCYFFYQFSDDNKLSVFVTLMGVWFGCWIIGLVPNWAAIQKRLLAWGSGISIATAIGIFAFTSLKATPELPWVDYDEQSFVEYQADGKTVLVDFSAKWCPNCLVNLEVAIDTKPVRAVIDELGIVPMYADWTNYDPEITAKLEELQSNSIPVLAIYPADRPNEPIILRDLVSQSTVLAALKEAGPSKQRSRRAEVGQVSSSDQSLVNRRKIASSDSSH; from the coding sequence ATGATGATTCATCCTCCCGTCAAGCATGTTCTGGCATCGTGGTCGGCCAACGTATTGATGGGCCTGCTCGTGGTGCTAACGGCATCGTTCGGCGGTCCGCTAGCGGCTCAGGATGGCGATGTAACCGACGTCTTCCCGCAAGTCACGTTCGCCAACTCCGGGGCACCGTCGAACTCCGAACCTTCTCAATGGACAGCGGTCTACCAAATCGATCCCCAAACCGGGAAAGGTCAGATTGAAGTTGCGACCGAGTTGGCGGATAAGTGGCACGTCTACTCGACAACGCAGGCTCCCGGCGGACCTCGTACGACCGTGCTTTCGATCGCCAGTCCAGACACGGTCAAGCTAACGGGCGATTTCGAGCCCGACCAGGAACCCAAGCAAAGCGTTTCGTCGGTCTACAAGGGGCTGACGATCGAAGAGCACGAAGAGAGCGTCACGTGGACGGCTCCGATCACGGCACCGCTGGGATACGAAGGACCAATTGAGGTCACGGTTGCGGCGCTGGTGTGCAAGTCGGACGATGGACGCTGCTTGCCCGTCGATGAAACGGTCGTGGCGACCGCAAGAAATGCCCAAGAATCGAAAGCTGCCTCTGCTCAAGTCGCGGCACTTCAATCCGCTGCGTCTGAAGGCGTTTTCAACGCGACTGCGATGGAAAGTGACACGGATGTTGACGCCAGCGAGCCCGAGATCGAGCGGTCATTCGGGCTTCCGATGGGCAGCAAGTTTGGTTCGCCTTTCGGGTTGCAGCCAAGTATGTCGAGCGATTTCATGTCGCTGGCCAACGACGAGGCGGATGGGCCGACTCCCTTCCGTGATGGTGACTATGTTGTTTCTTGGACCGCCAGTGTTGAACCGGCTCAAGTGAAACCTGGTGGGGCAGCGGTGTTAAAGTTTACCGCCACACCGGATCAATCGTTTCACGTTTATAAGGCGGTCACTGACGATGCTGAATCGTCCACCAACTTCGTTGTCACTGAAAAATCTGCATTGAAGGTTGGCGCGCCTCAGGCAAGCCAGCCGGTCATCTCGAAGGTTTTGATTAAGTCGCTGCCCGCCATCGAGTACCACGAAGGCAAGGTGACATGGTCGCTGCCAATTCAAGTGCCTGCCGATGCCGCCGCAGGTCCCAAGACGATTGCTGGTTTGATCGCGTATCAAGCATGTACCGATTCGAGTTGCCACCGTCCCATGGCCCTTTCGTTTACAACGGCCATTAACGTGGGCACCGGAAACGATGCTACGGGCGAGGTGACCATGGCACCTGCGAAGTACGCCAAAGTCATGGACGCAGCAGCCGAAAGCAAATGGGTGGATACCGATGTCGATGTCGACGTTCAGTCGTCGACTGAACGAGCGGTTGATCAAGACGATATTGCATCAGTAGGTGGTTCAGGAACCATTTCAAGCTCGGGCAGTGGTGATGCTGGTGAGCCAAAGAGCACTTCGGTCACGCCCTTGGTTGCTTCGGAAGGCCAGAGCGGTTTGTTGTTCGTTCTTGCCTCGGCTTTCCTCGGTGGCATTGTGCTGAACTTCATGCCATGCGTGTTGCCAGTGATTGGCTTGAAAGTGATGAGCTTCGTGAGCCAGGCGGGCGAGAATCGCAAGCGAGTCTTGACGCTGAACTTGGCCTACGCGGCTGGCATCTTCAGTGTGTTTGCGTTGCTGGCCGTATTGGCCATCGTTTTTCAGTTCAAATGGGGACAACAGTTTCAATACTTCCCGATTCGATTAGGTGTGACGGTTGCTTTGTTTGCTTTTGCCCTAAGCTACTTCAATGTTTGGGAGATTCCGGTCCCCGGTTTAGCTTCGGGCAAGCGATCACAAGAACTGCAAAGCCAAGAAGGCCACACCGGGGCCTTTAGCAAAGGCATCTTTACAACGTTGCTGGCTACACCCTGCAGCGGTCCGTTATTGGGAGGCGTGTTTGGTGCAACGCTTGGAATGCCGCCCGTCCAGATCTTGCTGGTGTTTGGCATGTTGGCATTGGGGATGTCATCACCGTATTTGCTGCTTGGCTTCAAGCCCGAGCTTGCTCGATTCTTGCCCAAGCCAGGCGATTGGATGGAAACGTTCAAGCAGTTGATGGCGTTTCTGTTCTTGGCCGCCGTTTGTTATTTCTTCTACCAGTTTTCCGACGACAACAAATTGTCGGTTTTCGTCACGCTGATGGGCGTCTGGTTCGGTTGCTGGATCATTGGATTGGTGCCCAACTGGGCTGCGATTCAAAAGCGGCTGTTGGCTTGGGGAAGCGGCATTTCGATCGCGACGGCGATCGGGATCTTCGCATTCACGTCGCTCAAAGCTACACCTGAATTGCCTTGGGTGGATTACGACGAACAGAGCTTTGTGGAGTACCAAGCGGACGGAAAGACGGTTTTGGTCGACTTTTCGGCGAAATGGTGCCCCAATTGCTTGGTGAACTTGGAAGTCGCGATTGATACCAAGCCCGTTCGTGCTGTGATCGACGAGCTGGGCATTGTGCCCATGTACGCGGATTGGACGAACTACGATCCGGAAATCACCGCTAAAC
- a CDS encoding Na(+)/H(+) antiporter subunit D, translated as MLTSSLLAEFNFGQFPPGIIMMLGALVLAVMNKRVAPIAAVVLSALSLVHFCMIPMGTHGEVELFGSTLAITYLDKISFLFGVVFHLAAIMASIYALHVQDTKQHVSAILYAGAAIGAACAGDLITLFVYWELTAVSSVFLVWASGTQRAYHAGMRYLIIQVTSGVLLLSGAILRYVETGSLQFTNMVDQGGGYSNGIFSSDGLLAGLSPGSSLILLAFGIKCAFPLLHNWLQDSYPKATPTGTVFLSAFTTKLAVYSLIRGFAGFEPLIVIGCVMTLFPIVFAVIENDLRRVLAYSLNNQLGFMVVGIGIGSELAINGTVAHAFCHIIYKSLLFMSMGAVLLRVGTTKATELGGLHKSMPLTTVFCIIGAAAISGFPLLSGFISKSMIISAAGEEHMLWVWIVLLIASAGVMEHSGIKIPFFAFFAHDSGKRVKEAPINMLVAMAIASFFCIGLGIAYPLLYRFLPFDIDYHPYTVTHVVTQLQLLLFAALAFVVLMKTGLYPDEQRATILDTDWIYRRLFPKVIGGVRTAYTAVDGHLRNDFVMVLRGGISGLRNGFNETGLMGRAWSTSTMTFWATLMLAVYLVMYYLNQ; from the coding sequence ATGCTCACTAGTTCATTGCTTGCCGAGTTTAACTTTGGTCAGTTTCCTCCTGGCATCATCATGATGCTCGGCGCGTTGGTGCTGGCCGTGATGAACAAGCGAGTCGCTCCGATCGCGGCGGTGGTGCTGTCCGCCCTAAGTCTTGTTCACTTCTGCATGATTCCAATGGGAACTCATGGCGAAGTTGAATTGTTCGGCAGCACGCTCGCTATCACGTATCTCGACAAGATCAGTTTCCTATTCGGCGTGGTGTTCCATCTCGCCGCCATCATGGCTTCGATCTACGCCTTGCATGTTCAGGACACGAAGCAGCACGTGAGTGCGATTTTGTACGCGGGTGCAGCGATTGGTGCAGCCTGCGCTGGTGATTTGATCACGCTGTTCGTGTACTGGGAACTTACCGCCGTTTCGAGCGTGTTCTTGGTTTGGGCCTCTGGAACGCAGCGTGCTTATCACGCTGGTATGAGATACTTGATCATCCAGGTCACCTCTGGTGTGCTGTTGTTATCGGGGGCGATCCTGCGCTACGTCGAAACCGGTTCGCTTCAGTTCACCAACATGGTCGATCAAGGTGGTGGGTATTCCAACGGCATCTTTTCAAGCGATGGATTGCTAGCGGGACTTAGTCCCGGATCAAGTTTGATCCTGTTGGCTTTCGGAATCAAATGCGCGTTTCCGTTGCTGCATAACTGGTTGCAAGACTCCTATCCCAAAGCAACGCCGACCGGCACCGTCTTTCTTTCGGCGTTCACCACGAAGCTTGCCGTTTACTCGTTGATCCGAGGTTTCGCCGGGTTTGAACCGTTGATCGTGATTGGTTGCGTGATGACTTTGTTTCCGATCGTCTTTGCAGTGATCGAGAATGACCTTCGCCGCGTGCTCGCTTACAGTCTGAACAACCAACTTGGATTCATGGTGGTGGGTATCGGCATCGGATCCGAGCTCGCCATCAACGGCACCGTTGCTCATGCTTTTTGCCACATCATTTACAAATCACTGCTATTCATGTCGATGGGCGCGGTCTTGTTGCGCGTTGGAACGACCAAGGCGACCGAGTTGGGAGGACTGCACAAGTCGATGCCGCTGACGACGGTATTTTGCATCATCGGTGCTGCGGCGATTTCGGGGTTCCCGCTATTAAGTGGATTCATCAGCAAGTCGATGATCATTTCCGCCGCTGGCGAAGAACACATGCTTTGGGTTTGGATTGTATTACTGATCGCGTCGGCTGGGGTGATGGAACACTCTGGGATCAAGATCCCTTTCTTTGCGTTCTTTGCGCACGATTCTGGGAAGCGAGTCAAAGAAGCGCCGATCAACATGCTGGTTGCCATGGCGATCGCTTCGTTCTTTTGCATTGGATTAGGAATCGCCTATCCGTTGCTCTATCGCTTCCTGCCCTTTGACATCGACTATCACCCTTACACTGTCACTCACGTGGTCACTCAGTTGCAGTTGTTGCTGTTCGCGGCTCTCGCCTTCGTCGTGCTGATGAAGACGGGGCTGTATCCAGACGAGCAACGAGCCACGATTCTGGATACCGATTGGATCTACCGTCGATTGTTTCCGAAGGTGATTGGTGGCGTGCGAACCGCGTACACCGCCGTTGATGGGCATCTTCGCAATGATTTCGTGATGGTGCTTCGAGGGGGCATCAGTGGGCTTCGCAATGGGTTCAACGAAACCGGTTTGATGGGACGCGCTTGGTCGACCAGTACGATGACGTTCTGGGCAACGCTCATGCTAGCGGTTTATTTGGTGATGTATTATTTGAACCAATAG
- a CDS encoding sulfatase family protein, with protein MKTTSEALFATWYSAVILRCLLVGLIGVIVQPVAAETKSGSLMTAPRNIVFIMLDDADYFDFGFTNQTLKSPDIVTPNIDRLRAGGRLMTQYYCASSICSPTRASILTGNNPIQHGATEAWVTSERVSQAEPGMTGLPRHIPQLGSAMKLQGLRTAHFGKWHVGFHRPEFRPDALGWDHYLVHFFPKSHSKDNWTGRFRFITEDEVYVRKVDNLDSYFAEQVRKFIAASVARNERFCVNFWPLTPHKPWAVPKDFDNSTTKFDLHSDRGKLMAMMNVLDRDIGLIVDQLTELGIIDETLIMVTSDNGGQSSVQHPEHLRGAKASLFEGGISVPLVAHWPAAIEAGSENDSLFLSYDLMPTLVDLLKGDPSVMYSSIDGRSKAAALTSNVVLSHEPVVWQLAGGPRRIENERSLRYFAYRDGDHKLVKVRRYDDLTQPNAYLLFDVANDRVESKKLNRTEPELLDVMKREMLSMRKSRSRFDDVPEVIETRSHTMQFDPRLDVNSKDMTLTMTISVPDKLSKTQNIFWRPGAQRLVLTPDGQLRWRLLGMSKRRKRNSSVLVAPSIKPGEHEVVLRIGGWKTDMVRAELVVDGKVVDQLDQPQAPSPMLTIRHSARETILGDQAIKLSAVRYYNNYFYDDELSP; from the coding sequence ATGAAGACGACCTCGGAAGCCCTTTTTGCGACTTGGTACAGTGCAGTCATCCTACGATGTTTGCTCGTGGGGTTGATTGGCGTCATCGTTCAACCAGTGGCCGCGGAAACGAAGTCCGGTTCACTCATGACGGCACCACGGAACATTGTGTTCATCATGCTCGATGACGCAGACTATTTTGATTTCGGTTTCACCAATCAAACGCTGAAGTCCCCTGATATTGTGACGCCAAACATTGACCGGCTTCGAGCAGGCGGTCGTTTGATGACCCAGTATTACTGTGCATCGTCAATTTGTTCGCCAACTCGCGCGAGTATCTTGACTGGCAATAATCCGATTCAACACGGGGCCACCGAGGCATGGGTAACCAGCGAGAGGGTATCGCAGGCGGAGCCGGGAATGACAGGCTTGCCTCGGCACATTCCGCAACTCGGTTCTGCTATGAAGTTGCAGGGACTTCGAACAGCTCACTTTGGCAAGTGGCATGTTGGTTTTCATCGACCCGAGTTTCGACCTGACGCACTGGGGTGGGACCATTACCTCGTCCACTTCTTTCCGAAGTCGCATTCCAAGGACAACTGGACAGGGCGTTTCCGATTCATCACGGAAGACGAAGTTTATGTTCGCAAAGTCGACAATCTTGATTCGTACTTTGCGGAACAGGTTCGTAAATTCATTGCCGCATCGGTCGCACGGAATGAAAGGTTTTGCGTTAACTTTTGGCCCCTGACGCCGCATAAGCCTTGGGCGGTTCCGAAGGACTTCGATAACTCGACAACAAAGTTTGACCTTCACTCTGATCGTGGCAAGCTGATGGCCATGATGAACGTGTTAGATCGTGACATTGGATTGATCGTTGACCAATTGACCGAACTGGGCATCATCGACGAGACGCTGATCATGGTGACTAGCGATAACGGGGGGCAAAGTTCGGTGCAGCACCCCGAGCATCTACGCGGAGCAAAAGCGTCGTTGTTTGAAGGTGGAATCTCAGTTCCGTTGGTTGCTCATTGGCCTGCTGCTATTGAAGCGGGAAGTGAGAACGACAGCCTGTTTCTTTCATACGACCTCATGCCGACGCTAGTGGATCTTCTCAAGGGTGATCCTTCGGTGATGTACTCGTCGATCGATGGTCGATCCAAAGCAGCCGCCCTCACTTCGAACGTGGTTCTTTCGCATGAGCCCGTGGTTTGGCAATTGGCGGGTGGCCCTCGTCGCATCGAGAATGAGCGTTCGCTTCGATACTTCGCCTACCGAGACGGAGATCACAAGTTAGTTAAGGTTCGACGCTATGACGACCTGACTCAGCCCAACGCATACTTGCTTTTTGACGTCGCCAATGACCGTGTTGAATCGAAAAAACTAAACCGCACTGAACCTGAGCTTCTGGATGTGATGAAGCGTGAGATGTTGTCGATGCGAAAGTCTCGCAGTCGGTTTGATGACGTGCCGGAGGTCATTGAGACCCGATCACACACGATGCAGTTTGATCCGAGGTTGGACGTCAATAGCAAGGACATGACGCTGACCATGACAATCTCGGTTCCCGACAAGCTATCGAAAACGCAGAACATCTTTTGGCGACCCGGTGCGCAGCGGCTCGTGTTGACGCCGGATGGGCAACTTCGCTGGCGATTGCTGGGGATGTCCAAACGCAGAAAACGAAATTCGAGTGTCTTGGTTGCGCCGTCCATTAAGCCGGGCGAGCATGAGGTGGTGCTGCGAATCGGCGGGTGGAAAACGGATATGGTGCGAGCCGAGTTGGTCGTTGACGGAAAAGTCGTCGATCAACTCGACCAACCCCAAGCACCCAGTCCCATGTTGACAATTCGTCACAGTGCGCGTGAGACGATACTTGGTGATCAGGCGATCAAGTTGTCGGCAGTTCGCTACTACAACAACTATTTCTATGACGATGAGTTGTCGCCTTAG
- a CDS encoding sugar phosphate isomerase/epimerase family protein codes for MNVDSWPIGVFASVDAGLGVAWDVIADLKVPTIQLHTPHAGGRDAAAAAKLKTQLAEMGVRCTCVFGGFDGESYADIPTVVKTIGLVPETTRASRLAEMKEISDFAKGLDCDAIALHLGFIPEDPNDANYQAIVEVTQELCDHCENNSQFLHLETGQETAEGLLTFIDKVARANLKINFDPANMILYGTGEPIEALRELGPHVRSVHCKDGTWSDHPGETFGEEVALGEGDVDMAAYLKTLKEIGYEGPLTIEREIPQDPVRQKAEINKAIELLKKLRSETLSA; via the coding sequence ATGAACGTTGATTCCTGGCCCATTGGTGTTTTCGCTTCCGTCGATGCCGGCCTGGGCGTCGCTTGGGATGTGATTGCGGACTTGAAGGTCCCGACCATCCAATTGCACACGCCCCACGCGGGCGGTCGTGACGCCGCCGCAGCCGCCAAACTGAAGACGCAGCTCGCCGAAATGGGAGTCCGCTGCACGTGCGTTTTTGGTGGCTTTGACGGCGAAAGCTACGCTGATATTCCCACCGTTGTCAAAACCATCGGGCTGGTCCCCGAAACCACACGCGCCAGTCGGCTGGCCGAAATGAAAGAGATCTCGGACTTTGCCAAGGGACTCGACTGCGACGCGATCGCACTGCACCTGGGCTTTATCCCCGAAGATCCGAACGATGCAAACTATCAAGCAATCGTTGAAGTCACTCAAGAATTATGTGACCACTGCGAAAACAATTCGCAATTCTTGCACCTCGAAACTGGCCAGGAGACTGCCGAAGGTTTGCTGACATTCATTGACAAAGTCGCCCGCGCCAACCTGAAGATCAACTTCGACCCAGCCAATATGATTCTGTACGGTACGGGCGAGCCTATCGAAGCCCTACGCGAACTTGGTCCCCATGTCCGAAGTGTTCATTGCAAAGATGGGACTTGGAGCGATCATCCAGGCGAAACCTTTGGCGAAGAAGTTGCTTTGGGTGAAGGCGACGTTGACATGGCCGCCTATCTGAAAACCTTAAAAGAAATTGGCTATGAAGGCCCGCTAACGATCGAACGAGAAATCCCGCAGGACCCAGTACGTCAAAAAGCAGAGATCAACAAAGCCATCGAACTGCTGAAGAAGTTGCGCAGCGAGACATTGAGCGCCTAA
- a CDS encoding 4-hydroxybenzoate octaprenyltransferase, whose amino-acid sequence MSSGSKPSPPRASEPSRKFARIGHWLGLIRFSHTIFALPFACLACVMAFHTPLESGEMPLLRWRDLVGVLLCMVFARSAAMAFNRLVDRDIDGRNPRTVGRHLPAGVLTVRQVRVFTVICCLGFVASTAIFLPNPIPLIASLPVLLFLLGYSLAKRFTSAAHLWLGVALSLSPIGTWLAIRGGNAIALPSDLYPPIMLAVAVAAWVTGFDIIYSCQDAKFDRDVGLNSVPARFGIEGALKIAAISHVVMLIALVGLLVVGQACGLGWIFAVALVGVAGLVIRQHRLVSPDDLDRVNQAFFDTNAIISVTLLIAGSLDCWW is encoded by the coding sequence ATGTCGTCTGGTTCGAAACCCTCGCCCCCTCGTGCGTCTGAACCGAGCCGAAAGTTTGCGAGAATCGGTCATTGGCTCGGGTTGATCCGTTTCAGTCATACTATTTTTGCATTGCCCTTCGCATGCTTGGCATGCGTCATGGCATTTCACACGCCGCTTGAATCAGGCGAAATGCCCTTGCTGCGGTGGCGAGACTTAGTGGGCGTATTGTTGTGCATGGTGTTTGCTCGCAGTGCCGCCATGGCGTTTAATCGTTTAGTTGACCGCGACATCGATGGTCGCAATCCTCGAACCGTTGGACGGCATTTGCCCGCGGGAGTATTGACGGTCCGCCAAGTCCGAGTCTTCACCGTTATTTGTTGCCTAGGATTCGTTGCATCGACTGCGATCTTTTTGCCCAACCCAATTCCGCTGATCGCGAGCCTTCCGGTACTCTTGTTTCTGTTGGGTTACTCATTAGCAAAGCGATTCACTTCGGCCGCGCATTTGTGGTTGGGGGTGGCTTTGAGCCTATCGCCGATCGGCACATGGCTCGCTATTCGTGGTGGTAATGCAATTGCTTTGCCTTCGGATCTTTACCCGCCGATCATGCTTGCCGTTGCGGTTGCCGCCTGGGTAACCGGATTCGATATCATCTATTCCTGCCAGGATGCGAAGTTCGATCGCGATGTGGGCCTCAACAGCGTCCCCGCTCGATTCGGAATAGAGGGAGCACTTAAGATTGCCGCAATCTCGCATGTGGTCATGCTAATAGCCTTAGTGGGCCTGCTGGTTGTCGGACAAGCGTGCGGGCTGGGATGGATCTTTGCCGTTGCACTGGTAGGGGTGGCCGGGTTAGTCATTCGCCAGCATCGTTTGGTAAGCCCGGATGATCTTGACCGAGTTAATCAAGCATTTTTCGATACCAATGCGATCATCAGTGTCACCCTGCTGATTGCAGGTTCGCTGGATTGTTGGTGGTGA